CCAACCAATACCAAAAATGGTTGCCCCTATTAGTAAATTTCCGTCAACCTTAGTATTATTTGACCAGTTAAATTTTTCCCCATTTATTGCATGACTGCGTTGTTTAATAAAAAAATGATAACAAGGTGTAAATACGGCTAGAGCACCAATAATAACTAATGCGAGGCTAGGATCCCAAGAACCCATCACGTCCAAAAATCCGATGACTTTAGTCGGGTCTACCATATTCGAAATAATCATCCCTGTACCAAATAATATTCCTGAAATTAAAGAGATGATAGTTTTAAGCATGATTAAACTCCCACATGTAAACGAAGAAAAACAACAAATGCTGCGACGCCGATAAAAACGCAGGTTGCAATAATTGAACGTGTAGAAAAGCGGCCAATACCAACAATACCATGGCCACTTGTACAACCATTTCCTAAGCGGGTGCCAAAGCCAACTAATAACCCTGCAATAATAAAGACTAATGGTTGGCCTGATAACTCAGGTAATTCAATGGAAAAAGGACTTAACAATAAAATACTCGACGCCATCCCTATTATAAAAAATAAACGCCATAAAAAATCACCTTTTTTTGGTGTTAGTAATCCGTTTAAAATACCACTTATCCCTGCGACTTTTCCTGAAAACAACATTAATAATGTAGCGGATAGGCCTAATAAAGCACCGCCCATTAAAGATGTCCAAGGGGTAAAATTTTCCATATCACTGACTCCATACATTAATCACAATAAATCATTCTTCTGGTTGATAATCAGACGATAAACTAGGGCAGAAGGCTTGTTGCATTGCTTTTAATAATATATTCACGCGTTCATCTGCTAGTGAATAAAAGACTAGTTGCGATTCTTTTCTCACTTTAACTAACTCATTTTTTCTTAAAACACTTAAATGTTGAGAGAATGCTGACTGGCTTAATTGGGTATGTTCGCGTAACTCAGCGACACCCATCTCACCTTCAGATAATAAACACAACACGACCATTCGGTCTTTGTGAGCCATTAATTTAAGCAGAGCACTTGCTTCACCCGCATTTTCATGAATCATTGCTAATTTATTTTTCATGTTTTAATCCTCTTTAATAATGATGATATTACATTCATTTTTCATCTTATCAAATATAATTTAGATTTTTCTTTATTAGTTTTA
Above is a genomic segment from Psychromonas sp. L1A2 containing:
- a CDS encoding YeeE/YedE family protein, with translation MLKTIISLISGILFGTGMIISNMVDPTKVIGFLDVMGSWDPSLALVIIGALAVFTPCYHFFIKQRSHAINGEKFNWSNNTKVDGNLLIGATIFGIGWGLVGICPGPAMSSIGSGSLSLYLFIVSMLCGMAIANTTLFNKRC
- a CDS encoding YeeE/YedE family protein — encoded protein: MENFTPWTSLMGGALLGLSATLLMLFSGKVAGISGILNGLLTPKKGDFLWRLFFIIGMASSILLLSPFSIELPELSGQPLVFIIAGLLVGFGTRLGNGCTSGHGIVGIGRFSTRSIIATCVFIGVAAFVVFLRLHVGV
- a CDS encoding ArsR/SmtB family transcription factor; translation: MKNKLAMIHENAGEASALLKLMAHKDRMVVLCLLSEGEMGVAELREHTQLSQSAFSQHLSVLRKNELVKVRKESQLVFYSLADERVNILLKAMQQAFCPSLSSDYQPEE